The following proteins are co-located in the Procambarus clarkii isolate CNS0578487 chromosome 4, FALCON_Pclarkii_2.0, whole genome shotgun sequence genome:
- the LOC138371623 gene encoding uncharacterized protein, with the protein MVEDGESHSASLLHSVPATAQPFASCSTLEVGDLMQVMCWGSPPRDKSYRRGSPPRDKSYRRGSPPRDKSYRRGSPPRDKSYRRGSPRRDKSYRRGSPRRDKSYRRGSPPRDKSYRRGSPPRDKSYRRGSPPQDKSYRRGSPRRDKSYRRGSPPQDKSYRRGSPPQDKSYRRGSPPRDKSYRRGSPPRDKSYRRGSPPRHKSYRRGSPPRDKSYRRGSPPWDKSYRRGSPPRDKSYRRGSPPRDKSYRRGSPPRDKSYRRGSPPRDKSYRRGSPPRDKSYRRGSPPRDKSYRRGSPPRDKSYRRGSPPRDKSYRRGSPLRDKSYRRGSPPRDKSYRRGSPPRDKSYRRGSPPRDKSYRRGSPPRDKSYRRGSPPRDKSYRRGSPPRDKSYRRGSPPRDKSYHVVWLP; encoded by the exons ATGGTGGAAGATGGTGAAAGCCACTCTGCCAGCCTTCTTCACTCGGTTCCAGCCACAGCTCAGCCCTTTGCCTCGTGTTCCACTCTTGAAGTTGGGGATTTGATGCAAGTTATGTGTTGGG GTTCTCCACCGCGGGATAAGTCTTACCGGCGAGGTTCTCCACCGCGGGATAAGTCTTACCGGCGAGGTTCTCCTCCGCGGGATAAGTCTTACCGACGAGGTTCTCCACCGCGGGATAAGTCTTACCGGCGAGGTTCTCCACGGCGGGATAAGTCTTACCGGCGAGGTTCTCCACGGCGGGATAAGTCTTACCGGCGAGGTTCTCCACCGCGGGATAAGTCTTACCGGCGAGGTTCTCCACCGCGGGATAAGTCTTACCGGCGAGGTTCTCCACCGCAGGATAAGTCTTACCGGCGAGGTTCTCCACGGCGGGATAAGTCTTACCGGCGAGGTTCTCCACCGCAGGATAAGTCTTACCGGCGAGGTTCTCCACCGCAGGATAAGTCTTACCGGCGAGGTTCTCCACCGCGGGATAAGTCTTACCGGCGAGGTTCTCCACCGCGGGATAAGTCTTACCGGCGAGGTTCTCCACCGCGGCATAAGTCTTACCGGCGAGGTTCTCCACCGCGGGATAAGTCTTACCGGCGAGGTTCTCCACCGTGGGATAAGTCTTACCGGCGAGGTTCTCCACCGCGGGATAAGTCTTACCGGCGAGGTTCTCCACCGCGGGATAAGTCTTACCGGCGAGGTTCTCCACCGCGGGATAAGTCTTACCGGCGAGGTTCTCCACCGCGGGATAAGTCTTACCGGCGAGGTTCTCCACCGCGGGATAAGTCTTACCGGCGAGGTTCTCCACCGCGGGATAAGTCTTACCGGCGAGGTTCTCCACCGCGGGATAAGTCTTACCGGCGAGGTTCTCCACCGCGGGATAAGTCTTACCGGCGAGGTTCTCCACTGCGGGATAAGTCTTACCGGCGAGGTTCTCCACCGCGGGATAAGTCTTACCGGCGAGGTTCTCCACCGCGGGATAAGTCTTACCGGCGAGGTTCTCCACCGCGGGATAAGTCTTACCGGCGAGGTTCTCCACCGCGGGATAAGTCTTACCGGCGAGGTTCTCCACCGCGGGATAAGTCTTACCGGCGAGGTTCTCCACCGCGGGATAAGTCTTACCGGCGAGGTTCTCCACCGCGGGATAAGTCTTACC ATGTTGTTTGGTTACCgtga